Proteins found in one Streptomyces sp. NBC_00461 genomic segment:
- a CDS encoding SCO2322 family protein, whose protein sequence is MIRRCALLLAALFLTLAGSGQAQAVGYRYWSFWDYDGGHWTYATQGPATARPDDGAVQGFRFSVSEDSSDSAKPRATASFPVICARTPARDGKKRVALVLDFGTAADAPSGETPPVRRTACARVSSDGTTAEALASVAKPLRYDTNALLCAIAGYPHKGCGEQASGGKKPTAGSTSAKSGETEGGPAVGLFVGAGAVALIGAAAVWQARRRRHG, encoded by the coding sequence GTGATACGGCGCTGCGCGCTGCTCCTCGCCGCGCTGTTCCTGACCCTGGCCGGCAGCGGCCAGGCGCAGGCCGTCGGCTACCGCTACTGGTCGTTCTGGGACTACGACGGCGGTCACTGGACCTACGCCACCCAGGGCCCGGCCACCGCCCGCCCCGACGACGGCGCCGTCCAGGGCTTCCGCTTCTCGGTGAGTGAGGACTCCAGCGACTCGGCGAAGCCGCGCGCGACGGCGTCGTTCCCGGTGATCTGCGCGCGGACTCCGGCGCGGGACGGCAAGAAGCGCGTGGCTCTCGTCCTCGACTTCGGTACGGCGGCGGACGCCCCGTCCGGCGAGACACCGCCGGTGCGTCGTACGGCCTGCGCGCGGGTGTCGTCCGACGGGACCACGGCGGAGGCGCTGGCGTCGGTGGCGAAGCCGCTGCGGTACGACACCAACGCCCTGTTGTGCGCGATCGCGGGGTATCCCCACAAGGGGTGCGGGGAACAGGCCTCCGGCGGGAAGAAGCCGACGGCGGGCTCGACTTCGGCCAAGTCCGGGGAGACGGAGGGCGGGCCGGCCGTGGGGCTGTTCGTGGGGGCCGGGGCGGTCGCGCTGATCGGTGCGGCAGCGGTGTGGCAGGCACGGCGACGCAGGCATGGCTAG
- a CDS encoding energy-coupling factor transporter transmembrane component T, producing the protein MASRSVLHPGAWWLWSLGLGTAATRTTNPLLLALLIATSAYVVATCRTRAPWSRSYSAFLKLALAVLVIRLFFAVALGSPIPGTHVIVTLPELPLPHWAQGIRLGGKVTAESLTFAFYDGLKLATLLICVGAANALANPSRLLKSLPGALYETGVAVVVALTFAPHLIADVQRLRAARRLRGRPDSGLRGLLQVGLPVLEGALERSVALAAAMDARGYGRSAEVATGVRRTTAALTLGGLLGVCAGTYGLLTAEGGTYGLPLLLAGVAAALAGLRLGGRRSLRTRYRPDRWDLRAWLVAGSGAAVAALLTLAAADEPQALHPGVVPLVAPTLPLWPAAAVLLGLLPSFVAPKEPS; encoded by the coding sequence ATGGCTAGTCGTTCCGTGCTTCACCCCGGTGCCTGGTGGCTGTGGTCCCTGGGCCTGGGCACCGCGGCCACCCGCACCACCAACCCCCTCCTCCTGGCCCTGCTCATCGCGACGTCCGCCTACGTCGTCGCCACCTGCCGCACCCGGGCCCCCTGGTCCCGCTCCTACTCCGCCTTCCTCAAGCTCGCCCTCGCCGTCCTGGTCATCCGCCTCTTCTTCGCGGTGGCCCTCGGCTCCCCCATCCCCGGCACGCACGTGATCGTCACCCTCCCCGAACTCCCCCTCCCCCACTGGGCGCAGGGCATCCGGCTGGGCGGCAAGGTCACCGCCGAATCACTCACCTTCGCCTTCTACGACGGCCTGAAGCTGGCCACGCTGCTCATCTGCGTGGGTGCCGCGAACGCCCTCGCCAACCCGTCCCGCCTGCTCAAGTCCCTCCCGGGCGCGCTGTACGAGACCGGCGTCGCGGTGGTCGTCGCCCTCACCTTCGCGCCGCACCTCATCGCCGACGTCCAGCGTCTGCGCGCCGCCCGTCGCCTGCGCGGCCGCCCCGACAGCGGCCTGCGCGGTCTGCTGCAGGTCGGACTCCCGGTACTGGAGGGCGCGTTGGAGCGTTCCGTCGCCCTGGCCGCCGCGATGGACGCCCGCGGTTACGGCCGCAGCGCCGAGGTCGCGACCGGCGTACGCCGGACCACCGCGGCTCTCACCCTCGGCGGACTGCTCGGTGTCTGCGCGGGAACGTACGGGCTGCTGACCGCCGAAGGCGGCACCTACGGGCTGCCCCTGCTGCTCGCCGGGGTCGCCGCGGCGCTGGCGGGGCTGCGGCTGGGCGGCCGGCGCAGCCTGCGCACCCGGTACCGCCCGGACCGGTGGGACCTGCGCGCCTGGCTGGTCGCGGGGTCCGGTGCCGCGGTCGCCGCGCTGCTGACCCTCGCCGCCGCGGACGAGCCACAGGCCCTGCACCCCGGTGTAGTCCCGCTCGTCGCCCCCACCCTTCCGCTGTGGCCGGCGGCAGCCGTACTGCTCGGCCTGCTGCCGTCCTTCGTCGCCCCCAAGGAGCCGTCGTGA
- a CDS encoding ATP-binding cassette domain-containing protein, translated as MIRFEDVSVTYDGAAEPTVRGVDFEVPEGELVLLVGPSGAGKSTVLGTVSGLVPHFTGGTLRGRVTVAERDTRTHKPRELADVVGTVGQDPLSHFVTDTVEDELAYGMESLGLAPDVMRRRVEETLDLLGLAGLRDRPIATLSGGQQQRVAIGSVLTPHPRVLVLDEPTSALDPAAAEEVLAVLQRLVHDLGTTVLLAEHRLERVIQYADLVAVLPAPGVAPVLGTPAEMMAVSPVYPPVVALGRLAGWTPLPLTVRDARRRAGGLRERLAEQRRTQTPTDGPTQGASPADDSPRQEVRAADDSPTQGASPADDSPRQEVRAADDSPTQGASPADDSLRQEVRAADDSPTQGASPADDSLRQEVRTADGPTQEVTTAAAEKDADPPWWSWPFPARRRTSSRTAVASPTPAPTAEVRALAVRRDRVEALRHVDLTVTPGETIALMGRNGAGKSTLLNTLVGLVEPSAGTVRVGGAVPHRTAPPDLVRRVGLVPQEPRDLLYADTVAGECAAADRDARAEPGACRSLVSELLPGITDDVHPRDLSEGQRLTLALAVVLTARPPLLLLDEPTRGLDYAAKARLVTVLRALAAEGHTIVLATHDVELAAELAHRVVLLADGEVIADGPTADVVVSSPSFAPQITKILAPQKWLTVSQVREALA; from the coding sequence GTGATCCGCTTCGAGGATGTCTCCGTGACGTACGACGGGGCGGCCGAACCCACCGTGCGGGGCGTCGACTTCGAGGTGCCGGAGGGCGAACTCGTGTTGCTGGTCGGCCCGTCGGGGGCCGGCAAGTCGACCGTCCTGGGTACCGTCAGCGGGCTCGTCCCGCACTTCACGGGAGGCACGCTCAGGGGCCGCGTCACGGTGGCGGAGCGCGACACCCGTACCCACAAACCACGCGAACTCGCGGATGTCGTGGGCACGGTGGGGCAGGACCCGCTCTCCCATTTCGTGACGGACACCGTCGAGGACGAACTCGCTTACGGAATGGAGTCGTTGGGGCTGGCGCCGGATGTGATGCGGCGCCGTGTCGAGGAGACCCTCGACCTGCTCGGCCTGGCCGGTCTCCGCGACCGCCCCATCGCCACCCTGTCCGGCGGCCAGCAGCAGCGCGTCGCCATCGGCTCGGTCCTCACCCCGCATCCCAGGGTCCTGGTCCTCGACGAACCGACCTCCGCCCTCGACCCCGCGGCCGCCGAGGAGGTCCTCGCCGTCCTCCAACGTCTGGTCCACGACCTCGGCACGACCGTACTGCTGGCCGAACACCGCCTGGAACGCGTCATCCAGTACGCCGACCTGGTCGCCGTCCTGCCCGCCCCCGGGGTGGCACCCGTGCTCGGCACGCCGGCCGAGATGATGGCCGTGTCCCCGGTGTACCCCCCTGTGGTCGCCCTCGGCCGCCTGGCCGGTTGGACCCCGTTGCCGCTGACGGTGCGCGACGCACGGCGCCGGGCGGGGGGTCTTCGGGAACGGCTGGCCGAGCAGCGGAGGACACAGACCCCGACAGACGGCCCGACGCAGGGGGCGAGCCCGGCAGACGACAGCCCGAGGCAGGAGGTGCGCGCCGCAGACGACAGCCCGACGCAGGGGGCGAGCCCGGCAGACGACAGCCCGAGGCAGGAAGTGCGCGCCGCAGACGACAGCCCGACGCAGGGGGCGAGCCCGGCAGACGACAGCCTGAGGCAGGAAGTGCGCGCCGCAGACGACAGCCCGACGCAGGGGGCGAGCCCGGCAGACGACAGCCTGAGGCAGGAGGTGCGCACGGCAGACGGCCCGACGCAGGAGGTGACCACCGCCGCGGCGGAAAAGGACGCGGACCCGCCCTGGTGGTCCTGGCCCTTCCCCGCCCGCAGACGCACGAGTTCCCGTACGGCGGTCGCGTCCCCGACTCCCGCCCCCACCGCGGAAGTTCGCGCCCTGGCCGTCCGCCGCGACCGGGTCGAGGCCCTCCGGCACGTCGATCTCACTGTCACCCCCGGCGAGACGATCGCTCTCATGGGGCGCAACGGGGCCGGCAAGTCGACGCTGCTCAACACACTCGTCGGGCTGGTCGAACCGTCCGCCGGAACGGTCCGGGTCGGCGGCGCGGTCCCCCACCGCACCGCGCCCCCGGACCTCGTGCGCCGGGTGGGCCTCGTACCCCAGGAGCCCCGCGACCTCCTCTACGCCGACACGGTCGCCGGCGAGTGCGCGGCGGCCGACCGGGACGCCCGGGCTGAACCGGGTGCCTGCCGGTCACTGGTGTCGGAGCTGCTGCCCGGTATCACCGACGACGTCCATCCGCGCGACCTCTCCGAGGGACAGCGCCTCACGCTCGCGCTGGCCGTCGTGCTGACCGCGCGGCCACCGCTGCTGCTCCTCGACGAACCGACCCGCGGCCTGGACTACGCGGCGAAGGCCCGCCTGGTGACCGTGTTGCGCGCTCTGGCCGCCGAGGGGCACACGATCGTCCTGGCCACGCATGACGTCGAACTGGCCGCCGAACTCGCCCACCGGGTGGTGCTGCTGGCCGACGGCGAGGTGATCGCGGACGGCCCGACGGCCGACGTGGTCGTCTCGTCCCCGTCCTTCGCCCCGCAGATCACCAAGATTCTGGCCCCGCAGAAGTGGCTCACCGTCTCCCAGGTCCGGGAGGCGCTCGCGTGA
- a CDS encoding ECF transporter S component, which translates to MTTTPPARTVRPTPRTRAVHLGPRSITALVLVSAVGVVGFGWPFLAPPASQLSAHAQDAPWLFAGLLVLLVAVVAATISESGLGPKAVAMLGVLAATGAALRPLGAGTAGIEPMFFLMVLSGRVLGPGFGFTLGSLTMFASALLTGGVGPWMPFQMLAMGWFTMGAGLLPGPDRLRGRGELALLALYGFLAAFAYGTLLNLAGWPFIGALASGIAFDPHAAVPANLARFLAYCAATSLGWDLGRATVTVVLTLSLGPAVLRALRRATRRAAFETAVTFESS; encoded by the coding sequence ATGACCACGACTCCCCCCGCGAGGACCGTCCGCCCCACCCCCCGCACCAGGGCCGTCCACCTCGGCCCCCGCTCCATCACCGCCCTCGTCCTCGTCAGCGCCGTCGGTGTCGTCGGCTTCGGCTGGCCCTTCCTCGCCCCGCCGGCCTCGCAGCTGAGTGCGCATGCGCAGGACGCGCCCTGGCTGTTCGCGGGACTGCTGGTGCTGCTGGTCGCCGTGGTGGCGGCGACGATCTCCGAGTCGGGCCTCGGACCCAAGGCGGTCGCCATGCTGGGCGTGCTCGCGGCGACCGGGGCCGCCCTGCGCCCGCTCGGCGCCGGAACCGCGGGCATCGAGCCGATGTTCTTCCTGATGGTGCTGAGCGGGCGGGTACTGGGTCCCGGCTTCGGCTTCACCCTCGGCTCGCTCACCATGTTCGCGTCCGCGCTGCTCACGGGCGGGGTGGGCCCATGGATGCCGTTCCAGATGCTGGCGATGGGATGGTTCACGATGGGGGCCGGGCTGTTGCCGGGCCCGGACCGGCTCCGGGGACGCGGCGAACTCGCCCTCCTCGCCCTCTACGGTTTCCTCGCCGCCTTCGCCTACGGCACGCTCCTGAACCTGGCCGGCTGGCCCTTCATCGGCGCGCTCGCCTCCGGCATCGCCTTCGACCCGCATGCCGCCGTCCCCGCCAATCTGGCCCGTTTCCTCGCGTACTGCGCGGCCACTTCGCTGGGCTGGGACCTGGGCCGGGCCACGGTCACCGTGGTGCTGACGCTCAGCCTCGGCCCGGCCGTGCTCAGGGCGCTACGCAGAGCCACCCGACGGGCGGCGTTCGAGACCGCGGTCACATTCGAGTCCAGTTGA
- a CDS encoding transglycosylase SLT domain-containing protein, whose product MSVSRIARTLSSPKKALASAAVAAATAGLVLTAAPAHAATANSAAGAQTIAHKMIPSAAQYNAFSKIVEHESGWNVTATNSSSGAYGLVQALPGSKMASAGADWKTSAKTQIKWGLDYMNSRYGSPTGAWAFWQANGWY is encoded by the coding sequence GTGTCCGTCTCCCGCATCGCCCGCACCCTCTCGTCCCCGAAGAAGGCCCTCGCCTCCGCCGCCGTGGCCGCCGCCACCGCCGGCCTGGTGCTGACCGCGGCTCCCGCTCACGCCGCGACCGCCAACTCGGCCGCGGGTGCCCAGACGATCGCGCACAAGATGATCCCGAGCGCGGCCCAGTACAACGCCTTCAGCAAGATCGTGGAGCACGAGAGCGGCTGGAACGTCACCGCCACCAACTCGTCCTCCGGCGCCTACGGCCTGGTCCAGGCTCTGCCCGGCTCGAAGATGGCCTCCGCCGGCGCGGACTGGAAGACCAGTGCCAAGACCCAGATCAAGTGGGGTCTGGACTACATGAACTCCCGCTACGGCAGCCCGACCGGCGCCTGGGCCTTCTGGCAGGCCAACGGCTGGTACTGA
- a CDS encoding alpha/beta hydrolase family protein, with protein sequence MSDETRKSQETRTSWRSRRGLAGAAALLLAGLAVAPVAAAGGQTHQPRRGELVSVTPVADHDATQVRTFLTKRDVAADPVRYGVRAYRLTYRTVDPHGNPTTATGLLTLPKGGAHRLDLVSDTHGTMVHRDYAPSVGEDFGRIPSYLNASAGRAVAAPDYLGLGRGPGLHPYMETASSVTASVDVLRAARTAADRLGRPLTGDVYATGFSQGGQVAMALGKALRSGADRHFRLKALAPISGPYNLEGQEVPALFDGRVNDTSGVLYISYWLVAQNRLHHLYKNPAEVFRAPYASRVAGLFDGRHEEEDVVRGLAPSVKRLLTPAFYERLRHPTGPLLSAMRSADHTCDWKADVPVRLYTAGNDTDVPIGNTRTCARALAGQGTKVRVVDQGAVDHFGAFATSAPQVVRFFDGVRA encoded by the coding sequence ATGAGTGATGAGACGCGCAAATCCCAGGAAACACGCACCAGTTGGCGGAGTCGGCGGGGACTCGCCGGAGCGGCGGCCCTGCTGCTCGCCGGGCTCGCCGTCGCTCCGGTCGCGGCCGCGGGCGGGCAGACGCATCAGCCGCGACGCGGTGAGCTGGTCTCCGTCACCCCGGTCGCGGATCATGACGCCACGCAGGTCAGGACGTTCCTGACCAAGCGGGACGTCGCCGCCGACCCCGTGCGGTACGGAGTACGGGCGTACCGGCTGACGTACCGGACGGTGGACCCGCACGGGAACCCCACCACCGCGACGGGCCTGCTCACCCTCCCCAAGGGCGGAGCCCACCGGCTCGACCTCGTCTCCGACACGCACGGCACGATGGTCCACCGGGACTACGCACCCTCCGTGGGCGAGGACTTCGGCCGCATCCCGTCCTATCTGAACGCGAGCGCCGGCCGCGCGGTGGCCGCCCCCGACTATCTCGGCCTCGGCCGGGGCCCGGGGCTGCACCCCTACATGGAGACCGCCTCGTCCGTGACGGCCTCCGTCGACGTGCTGCGCGCCGCCCGCACGGCCGCGGACCGGCTCGGCCGCCCGCTCACCGGGGACGTGTACGCGACCGGCTTCTCACAGGGTGGCCAGGTCGCGATGGCGCTCGGCAAGGCGCTGCGCTCCGGTGCGGACCGGCACTTCCGGCTGAAGGCGCTGGCCCCGATCAGCGGGCCGTACAACCTGGAGGGTCAGGAGGTGCCTGCCCTGTTCGACGGGCGGGTCAATGACACGAGCGGCGTCCTCTACATCTCGTACTGGCTGGTCGCGCAGAACAGGCTGCATCACCTGTACAAGAACCCGGCGGAGGTCTTCCGCGCGCCGTACGCGAGCCGCGTGGCGGGTCTCTTCGACGGGCGTCACGAGGAGGAGGACGTGGTCAGGGGCCTCGCGCCCTCGGTGAAGCGACTGCTCACGCCGGCCTTCTACGAGCGTCTGCGGCATCCGACGGGCCCGCTGCTGTCCGCGATGCGCTCGGCCGACCACACCTGCGACTGGAAGGCGGACGTGCCGGTACGGCTGTACACGGCCGGCAACGACACCGACGTCCCCATCGGCAACACCCGCACCTGCGCCCGCGCTCTCGCCGGTCAGGGGACGAAGGTGCGGGTGGTGGACCAGGGGGCCGTGGACCACTTCGGCGCGTTCGCGACGTCGGCACCGCAGGTGGTGCGGTTCTTCGACGGCGTACGGGCGTGA
- a CDS encoding YoaK family protein, which yields MSEQSSSTTDTPTDDPHETRGLRLVVVLLGLTVVSGLIDAVSYLGLGHVFTANMTGNVVVLGFAAAGAPGFSVPHTATSLFCFLLGAVAGGRVARWRGEGSRRTWTRLVLAAEAALVGASAVAAFAAPHATAGDYALIALTAFAMGLRNATVRKLGVPDLTTTVLTMTLTGLASDSRAGGGSGHRSPRRSASVVAMAGGAWLGAWLVIHHGLGLPLLVAAVATGLLAVLASGRE from the coding sequence ATGAGCGAGCAGAGCAGCAGCACCACCGACACGCCGACGGACGACCCTCACGAGACACGCGGACTGCGATTGGTCGTCGTGCTGCTGGGGCTCACGGTGGTCAGCGGACTGATCGACGCCGTGAGCTATCTGGGACTCGGACACGTCTTCACCGCGAACATGACCGGCAACGTGGTGGTGCTGGGCTTCGCCGCCGCCGGCGCGCCGGGCTTCTCCGTGCCGCACACGGCGACCTCCCTGTTCTGCTTCCTGCTGGGCGCGGTGGCCGGAGGGCGGGTGGCGCGGTGGCGGGGCGAGGGGTCGCGCCGTACCTGGACCCGGCTCGTCCTGGCCGCCGAGGCGGCCCTGGTGGGCGCCTCCGCGGTGGCCGCCTTCGCCGCGCCGCACGCCACCGCCGGCGACTACGCCCTGATCGCCCTCACCGCCTTCGCGATGGGTCTGCGCAACGCCACGGTCCGCAAGCTCGGCGTCCCCGACCTCACCACGACCGTCCTCACGATGACCCTGACGGGGCTCGCCTCCGACTCCCGCGCGGGCGGCGGCTCGGGTCACCGCTCCCCGCGCCGCTCGGCCTCCGTCGTGGCGATGGCGGGCGGGGCCTGGCTCGGCGCATGGCTGGTGATCCACCACGGCCTGGGCCTTCCGCTGCTGGTCGCGGCGGTGGCGACGGGGCTGCTGGCGGTGCTGGCCTCGGGGCGGGAATAG
- a CDS encoding pyridoxamine 5'-phosphate oxidase family protein has translation MSSGRHPGDIVRGIVDANLYMVLATADADGRPWSSPVYFAHDGCREFFWVSSPQTRHSHNIAVRPEVGLSVFDSSVPIGTGQGVYMAAVAGAVVGPDAERAIEVFSRRSLRHGGRAWTLDDVQGDSGMRLYRAVADDHSILAKDGRPDHRIPADPG, from the coding sequence ATGAGTTCCGGCAGGCACCCCGGTGACATCGTGCGCGGCATCGTCGACGCGAACCTGTACATGGTGCTCGCCACCGCCGACGCGGACGGGCGGCCGTGGAGCTCGCCCGTCTACTTCGCCCACGATGGGTGCCGCGAGTTCTTCTGGGTGTCGTCGCCGCAGACCCGGCACTCCCACAACATCGCCGTGCGACCCGAGGTGGGCCTCTCGGTCTTCGACTCGTCGGTGCCGATCGGGACGGGCCAGGGCGTGTACATGGCCGCGGTCGCCGGGGCCGTGGTGGGCCCGGACGCCGAGCGTGCGATCGAAGTGTTCTCCCGTCGGTCCCTGCGGCACGGCGGGAGGGCCTGGACTCTCGACGACGTACAGGGCGACTCCGGTATGCGGCTGTACCGGGCGGTCGCCGACGACCACTCGATCCTCGCCAAGGACGGCCGGCCGGACCATCGCATCCCGGCCGACCCCGGCTGA
- a CDS encoding GNAT family N-acetyltransferase codes for MDEVTVREMRPEDEPGVAALFASCEDYFVAATGNPALPGDVQSLYYALPDGADFDQKRVLVMCRGERVVGLVDVVDRHPDVESCSVGMFLVAPEARREGLGASVAGRLIEEAAGRGMRTVAATCPGEWEPGLGFLRSLGFEVGAPKAHAGGAMGNRTRRAEETGLCTARLQLADR; via the coding sequence GTGGACGAGGTGACGGTGCGTGAGATGCGGCCGGAGGACGAGCCGGGCGTGGCCGCTCTGTTCGCGTCCTGCGAGGACTACTTCGTCGCCGCGACCGGCAATCCGGCTCTCCCGGGGGACGTACAGAGCCTGTACTACGCGCTTCCCGACGGCGCGGACTTCGACCAGAAGCGCGTGCTGGTGATGTGCCGGGGCGAGAGGGTCGTCGGCCTGGTCGATGTCGTGGACCGGCATCCCGATGTCGAGAGCTGTTCGGTGGGGATGTTCCTCGTCGCCCCCGAGGCCCGGCGTGAGGGCTTGGGCGCGAGCGTCGCGGGCCGCCTGATCGAGGAGGCGGCCGGGCGGGGGATGCGGACGGTGGCCGCCACGTGCCCGGGGGAGTGGGAGCCGGGGCTGGGGTTCCTGCGGAGCCTCGGGTTCGAGGTCGGTGCGCCAAAGGCCCACGCGGGTGGGGCGATGGGCAATCGGACGCGGCGGGCCGAGGAGACCGGCCTGTGCACGGCGAGGTTGCAGCTCGCGGACCGATGA
- a CDS encoding DUF397 domain-containing protein produces MWTTASSGPSPRPPPASSDNSVETRGGWGKPSATPTIAVRDSKTPAGPVLSFRPDAFRQFVARGASTAVG; encoded by the coding sequence TTGTGGACCACCGCGTCGAGCGGCCCGAGCCCGCGACCACCCCCCGCGTCCAGCGACAACTCCGTCGAGACACGCGGAGGTTGGGGAAAGCCGTCCGCCACCCCCACCATCGCCGTCCGCGATTCAAAGACCCCCGCCGGGCCGGTGCTCTCGTTCCGGCCCGACGCGTTCCGTCAGTTCGTCGCTCGGGGCGCGTCTACAGCCGTTGGATGA
- a CDS encoding steroid 3-ketoacyl-CoA thiolase: MAAEPVIVEAVRTPIGRRGGALANLHPAYLLGETYRELLGRTGIPADAVEQIVGGTVTHAGEQSMNPARTAWLTMGLPYETAATTVDCQCGSSQQASHMTANMIAAGVIDVGISCGVEAMSRVPLGSGSKHGPGKPFPDEWNVDLPNQFEAAERIARHRGLTRENVDSLGLISQERAAVAWAEERFKKETFAVQVPTTEDEQRAGQGMWRLVDRDEGLRDTSMEALAGLKPVMPTAVHTAGNSSQISDGAAAIMWASKRMARALKLKPRARIVAQALVGADPHFHLDGPIDATRTVLGKAGMTLKDIDVVEINEAFASVVLSWAQVFEQDLEKVNVNGGAIALGHPVGATGARLITTALHELERTDKEFALITMCAGGGLATGTIIQRL, encoded by the coding sequence ATGGCCGCGGAACCCGTGATCGTCGAGGCCGTACGCACCCCCATCGGCAGGCGCGGCGGAGCGCTCGCCAACCTGCATCCCGCCTACCTCCTGGGCGAGACCTACCGTGAACTCCTCGGCCGCACCGGCATCCCCGCCGACGCGGTCGAACAGATCGTCGGCGGCACGGTGACGCACGCCGGCGAACAGTCCATGAACCCCGCGCGCACGGCCTGGCTCACCATGGGCCTGCCCTACGAGACGGCGGCGACGACGGTCGACTGCCAGTGCGGGTCCTCGCAGCAGGCGTCGCACATGACCGCCAACATGATCGCGGCCGGCGTCATCGACGTCGGCATCTCGTGCGGCGTCGAGGCGATGTCGCGGGTGCCGCTGGGGTCGGGATCGAAGCACGGGCCCGGGAAGCCGTTCCCCGACGAGTGGAACGTGGACCTGCCGAACCAGTTCGAGGCGGCGGAGCGGATCGCCCGTCATCGCGGGCTGACGCGCGAGAACGTCGACTCACTCGGCCTCATCTCGCAGGAACGGGCCGCCGTGGCCTGGGCGGAGGAGCGCTTCAAGAAGGAGACGTTCGCCGTGCAGGTGCCCACCACCGAGGACGAGCAGCGTGCCGGGCAGGGCATGTGGCGGCTCGTCGACCGGGACGAGGGCCTGCGCGACACGTCGATGGAGGCGCTGGCCGGCCTGAAGCCGGTCATGCCGACGGCCGTCCACACGGCGGGCAACTCGTCGCAGATCAGCGACGGCGCCGCCGCCATCATGTGGGCCTCGAAACGGATGGCGCGGGCCCTGAAGCTGAAGCCGCGCGCACGGATCGTGGCACAGGCGCTGGTCGGTGCCGACCCGCACTTCCACCTCGACGGCCCGATCGACGCGACGCGCACCGTGCTGGGCAAGGCCGGGATGACGCTGAAGGACATCGACGTCGTCGAGATCAACGAGGCGTTCGCGTCAGTGGTGCTGAGCTGGGCGCAGGTCTTCGAGCAGGACCTGGAGAAGGTCAACGTCAACGGCGGCGCGATCGCACTCGGGCATCCCGTGGGGGCGACGGGAGCGCGGCTCATCACGACGGCGCTTCATGAACTGGAGCGCACGGACAAGGAGTTCGCGCTCATCACCATGTGCGCGGGCGGCGGCCTGGCCACCGGGACCATCATCCAACGGCTGTAG
- a CDS encoding cytochrome P450 — protein sequence MPCPALPDGFDFTDPDLLHHRVPLPEFAELRRAEPVRWIPQSANLAGFQDEGYWAVTRHADVKYVSTHPELYSSYLNTAIIRFNEHIERDAIDAQRLILLNMDPPEHTRVRQIVQRVFTPRAIRALEERLRDRAHAIAREAGARPGPFDFVTEVACELPLQAIAELIGIPQDDRAKIFDWSNKMISYDDPEYAITEEVGAESATELIAYAMNMAADRKQCPAKDIVTTLVAAEDEGNLNSDEFGFFVLMLAVAGNETTRNAITHGMHAFLTHPEQWELYKRERPQTAAEEIVRWATPVNSFQRTATQDTELGGKLIRKGDRVGIFYASANHDPEVFTDPDTFDITRDPNPHLGFGGGGPHYCLGKSLAVLEIDLIFNAIAEALPNLTLTGDPSRLRSAWINGVKHLQVEVA from the coding sequence ATGCCCTGTCCAGCTCTCCCCGACGGGTTCGACTTCACCGACCCCGACCTGCTGCACCACCGTGTGCCCCTGCCGGAGTTCGCCGAGCTGCGCCGGGCCGAACCGGTGCGCTGGATCCCGCAGTCGGCCAACCTCGCCGGCTTCCAGGACGAGGGGTACTGGGCCGTCACCCGGCACGCCGACGTCAAGTACGTCTCGACGCACCCGGAGCTGTACTCCTCGTACCTCAACACGGCGATCATCCGCTTCAACGAGCACATCGAGCGCGACGCCATCGACGCCCAGCGGCTGATCCTGCTCAACATGGACCCGCCGGAGCACACCCGGGTCCGCCAGATCGTGCAGCGCGTCTTCACTCCGCGCGCCATACGGGCGCTGGAGGAACGGCTGCGCGACCGCGCCCACGCCATCGCGCGGGAGGCCGGTGCGCGCCCCGGCCCCTTCGACTTCGTCACCGAGGTCGCCTGCGAACTGCCTTTGCAGGCCATCGCCGAGCTCATCGGCATCCCGCAGGACGACCGGGCCAAGATCTTCGACTGGTCCAACAAGATGATCTCGTACGACGACCCGGAGTACGCGATCACCGAGGAGGTCGGCGCCGAGTCGGCCACCGAACTCATCGCCTATGCCATGAACATGGCCGCGGACCGGAAGCAGTGCCCCGCGAAGGACATCGTCACCACGCTGGTGGCGGCCGAGGACGAAGGCAACCTCAACTCCGACGAGTTCGGGTTCTTCGTGCTGATGCTGGCCGTGGCGGGCAACGAGACCACCCGCAACGCCATCACCCACGGCATGCACGCCTTCCTCACCCACCCCGAGCAGTGGGAACTGTACAAGAGGGAGCGTCCGCAGACGGCGGCCGAGGAGATCGTGCGGTGGGCGACCCCGGTCAACTCCTTCCAGCGCACGGCCACTCAGGACACCGAACTGGGCGGGAAGCTGATCAGGAAGGGCGACCGGGTCGGCATCTTCTACGCCTCCGCCAACCACGACCCCGAGGTCTTCACCGACCCCGACACCTTCGACATCACCCGCGATCCCAACCCCCACCTCGGCTTCGGCGGCGGAGGCCCGCACTACTGCCTCGGCAAGTCCCTGGCCGTCCTGGAGATCGACCTCATCTTCAACGCGATCGCCGAGGCCCTGCCGAACCTCACCCTGACCGGCGACCCGAGCCGCCTGCGCTCCGCGTGGATCAACGGCGTGAAGCACCTCCAGGTCGAGGTGGCCTGA